The genomic region TTTCTTTTCAATTAAAAGCGGGATAAGAACCAATAAACCAATATAGCTCAAAATCGCCAAAGCATTTACTTTTGCCTTTTCTTCTTTTTTTTCTTCAATTTTTTGTTCCATAAATAAAATTTTAACGACCTTTATTCCTCTTCTTTTTTTCTTAATAAATAATAACTGCAATAATTACAATCGGGGTCTGGAGGCGGAATTTTATTCGCTTCAAGAGTTTTTTTGATATTCATCAATGCATCCTCAATCCAACTATCATTGCCTTCATAAGGCAAAACTGAAATATCAAATTCTAATTTACCATCAAAAGCTTCTCTATCAGTTTTGCCATTGCAATAAACAAAAAAACCAGTTTTAGAAACTTTAAAACCATTTTTTTTAAAAAGCCATTGATAAATTTCCATTTGTCTTTTGTAAGAATCTTTCCACTCATCATCAAGCGTCACTTCATTGCTGGAGCTGGTGCTTTTAAAATCAACAATATAAAGTACTCCTTCCTCGTCTACCCACACATCATCAATGGCTCCATAAATCTCTAAATTTGTCGGCTTGTGATAATAACGAATACCAACACGATTATTTCGCCATTCACTAATTCGCTCATCATTTAATGGTTTTAATTTTATCCCATAGCGTTCTAATAGTGGGTATTTTTCATTTTTTGCTCGATGAATATCAAATTCCTTTTTCAACAAAGTATCAACTGCTTGATTTAAACTAAAAGGAAAACCCGGCGGCCGTGAAATACCTAAGCGAACATCTAAATAAAAACAACGCGGACATTCAATAAATAAATCAATTTTTGAACGACTTAAAACAAAAGGTTCTAAACCTTCTGGCTGATAAATATTTCTTTCTCTTTTGTGCATACGGAGTTATTTTACCAAATTAATTCCATAGCTGCTACTTAAAGGATCTTGAAAAAGAAAAATCTTTGGGGGATAAAAAGTAAAAACAGCAAAACAAATTAAAAGTCCAACCAATAAAACGAGACCTAAAATCGCATACCCTCTTTGCACTGGCCGCCAAAACATAATCCAATAACTTAAAAATTGACCCGAAATCACCGCAATAATAAAAGTAGAAATATCTAACCACAAAATATTTTTGCCTAAAATCGCGGTATAACCATAAAAAATAACGATAATTAAAACAGGCATTAGAAAAATTCCTTTTACTTTAGCAAAAACAAAATTAGGAATTTCGTATTTTAAAATTTTATCTTCAATTAAAAGCCAGAGGACCGCCGGAAACACTGCTAATTTTAAATGCTCCCAGACACTTTCGTTCACGGCCGAAAAAATACCAACTAACCAAAAACGATTAAACCATTCAAAAGTAAAATGCAGCAAACTACCCAAAATAATAATAAATCCTGCGCCAATCAACTCCAATCTTAAAATTTTCTTTCTCATTTCCGACATCACCACCATTATAACAAAAAATAACAGCAAATGCGATTTGGCTATCTAATATTAAATCAACCACTACCACATTATATCACAAAATGTTCTCAATCTATATTTTAATTTTTATCTTTTTTATTATGTTTTTTATTATCCTTATCTTTTCGTACTACTATCTTAATTTTCCCATCATAATTCTCTTGGAGTTCAGATATAAAATCATCAAATGTTTGCTTTAGATACAAATTATAAAGAATGGCACCACCAATGCCACCTAAAATAAAACATAGAAAAAATAACCAAAACATCTTTTTGGTTTTAAACGACCTTTGCCTCCTATATATACCGTTACAAGTGGAAAACTTGGCAATGCTTAACAAAAATCAGCCTTTATGACTGTAGATTTGCTAATTCAACATCCAAACCGCCAAATTAAGAATTGAAGCAAAAGTAACCCAGAGAATATAAGGAATCAAAAGAAAAGCGGCAAGCGGTTTTATTTTATAAAATTTAATAATGGTCAATAAAATCAAAATCCACAAAATAACAATTTCAAAAAAAGCAAAACCGAAGTTTTTCAAACCAAAAAATATTATTGACCACAAAGCGTTAAAAATAAGATGAATTAAATAAATTGAAAGCGCGGATTTGATATTTTTATTTTCTCTTTCTCGCCAAACTAAAAATGCCGCCACAGCCATCAAAAAATAAAAGAGGATCCAAGCTGGGCCAAACAACCAATTCGGCGGAGCGAAACTAGGCTTTTTTAAATACTGGTACCAGCTGACTATATTTGGAGTGGTAAAATAAGAGCCAATGGAGGTAGTAAGAAAAACTAAAAGAAACGAAATGAAGAGTGGTAAAATGTATTTTTTAAACATATTATTTTTATTATAAATGATAGAA from Patescibacteria group bacterium harbors:
- a CDS encoding PD-(D/E)XK nuclease family protein; this translates as MHKRERNIYQPEGLEPFVLSRSKIDLFIECPRCFYLDVRLGISRPPGFPFSLNQAVDTLLKKEFDIHRAKNEKYPLLERYGIKLKPLNDERISEWRNNRVGIRYYHKPTNLEIYGAIDDVWVDEEGVLYIVDFKSTSSSNEVTLDDEWKDSYKRQMEIYQWLFKKNGFKVSKTGFFVYCNGKTDREAFDGKLEFDISVLPYEGNDSWIEDALMNIKKTLEANKIPPPDPDCNYCSYYLLRKKEEE
- a CDS encoding DUF6512 family protein, which codes for MRKKILRLELIGAGFIIILGSLLHFTFEWFNRFWLVGIFSAVNESVWEHLKLAVFPAVLWLLIEDKILKYEIPNFVFAKVKGIFLMPVLIIVIFYGYTAILGKNILWLDISTFIIAVISGQFLSYWIMFWRPVQRGYAILGLVLLVGLLICFAVFTFYPPKIFLFQDPLSSSYGINLVK
- a CDS encoding tryptophan-rich sensory protein; the encoded protein is MFKKYILPLFISFLLVFLTTSIGSYFTTPNIVSWYQYLKKPSFAPPNWLFGPAWILFYFLMAVAAFLVWRERENKNIKSALSIYLIHLIFNALWSIIFFGLKNFGFAFFEIVILWILILLTIIKFYKIKPLAAFLLIPYILWVTFASILNLAVWMLN